In the Thiobacillus sp. genome, one interval contains:
- the cysE gene encoding serine O-acetyltransferase, with the protein MFARLREDIRVVFDRDPAARTFFEVLTTYPGLHAILWHRMSHGLWHMGFKWLARLSSTIARWFTGIEIHPGARIGRRVFIDHGMGVVIGETAEIGDDCTLYHGVTLGGTSWQKGKRHPTLEAGVIVGAGAKVLGPITLGAGAKVGSNAVVVKSVPAGATAVGIPARILDSESDKEREEKAKQMGFSAYGVGADMNDPMVKAIHGLIEHSSNTDKRLDWIVTELQRLGASPEGKKPDDHFDPDSLNKMVD; encoded by the coding sequence ATGTTCGCCAGACTGCGGGAAGACATCCGTGTCGTGTTCGACCGGGACCCGGCGGCGCGCACCTTCTTCGAGGTGCTGACGACGTACCCGGGGCTGCATGCCATTCTTTGGCATCGCATGTCCCATGGTCTGTGGCATATGGGGTTCAAGTGGCTGGCGCGGCTGTCCAGCACCATCGCCCGCTGGTTCACCGGCATCGAGATCCACCCGGGCGCCAGGATCGGCCGCCGGGTGTTCATCGATCACGGCATGGGCGTGGTGATCGGCGAGACGGCGGAGATCGGCGACGACTGCACCCTTTATCACGGTGTGACGCTGGGCGGCACTTCCTGGCAGAAGGGCAAGCGGCATCCCACCCTGGAGGCGGGGGTCATCGTCGGCGCGGGGGCCAAGGTGCTGGGTCCCATTACCCTGGGAGCCGGCGCCAAGGTGGGCTCCAACGCGGTGGTGGTGAAGAGCGTGCCGGCCGGCGCCACGGCGGTGGGTATTCCCGCCCGCATTCTGGATAGCGAGTCGGACAAGGAAAGGGAAGAAAAGGCCAAGCAGATGGGCTTCTCCGCCTATGGCGTGGGGGCGGACATGAATGACCCCATGGTGAAGGCCATCCACGGCCTCATCGAGCATTCCTCCAACACCGACAAGCGCCTGGACTGGATCGTGACAGAGTTGCAGCGCCTGGGAGCCAGTCCTGAAGGGAAGAAACCGGACGACCATTTCGACCCGGATTCCTTAAACAAGATGGTTGATTGA
- a CDS encoding ShlB/FhaC/HecB family hemolysin secretion/activation protein — MALPAGAMEKHATDKTMNWNHGLTPPAKGAHPHRVWAWGALLALLSATAQAEETGFDILEFVVEGNTVLPAQHIEEAVYPFMGEKKGIGEADAARTALEKAYHDNGYLTVFVDIPEQEVKSGVVRLRVTEGQVERLRVTGSRYYSLGRIRAKAPDLAEGSVPYFPEVQKQLAGVNKGADRRVTPVLRPGRTPGKVEVDLKVEDQLPLHGSVELNDRYSANTTKSRLNANLRYDNLWQQEHSLTLGLQTAPEDTDESKVLSATYVWPMANGNYLAAYGVLSESDVASVGDVNVVGNGLIAGLRYILPLRSRPGYFHTLTLGMDFKDFDETVKLQGTDSANTPISYLPFSLGYEGNLRSDQSQTQFNATLNFSLRGLADGEVECLPGIFVNEFACKRFLGRANYAYLRLDLKHTRTFPSGWSLFGRGTAQVASSPLISNEQFSAGGVDSVRGYTESVVSGDQGLAWGLEMRAPSLAQRLSPRLEEFNLYAFVEGASLSIHDPLPAQTDQFDLLAAGLGLRFKGWGGFYGHLDWAHPYEDAGPVLAGEDRFHLRLGYAW, encoded by the coding sequence ATGGCCCTGCCTGCCGGGGCCATGGAGAAACATGCCACCGACAAGACCATGAACTGGAACCACGGACTCACGCCCCCCGCCAAGGGCGCACACCCCCACCGCGTCTGGGCCTGGGGGGCGTTGCTGGCCCTCCTTTCCGCCACCGCCCAGGCCGAAGAAACCGGCTTTGACATCCTGGAATTCGTGGTGGAGGGCAACACCGTGCTGCCTGCCCAGCACATCGAGGAAGCCGTGTACCCCTTCATGGGGGAAAAGAAGGGCATCGGCGAAGCGGATGCCGCCCGTACCGCCCTGGAAAAGGCCTATCACGACAACGGCTACCTGACGGTATTCGTGGACATTCCCGAGCAGGAAGTGAAGTCCGGCGTTGTGCGCCTGCGTGTGACCGAAGGCCAGGTGGAACGCCTGCGGGTGACTGGTTCCCGCTACTACAGCCTGGGGCGCATCAGGGCCAAGGCCCCGGACCTGGCGGAAGGCAGTGTGCCCTACTTCCCCGAGGTGCAGAAGCAGCTGGCCGGGGTCAACAAGGGCGCGGACCGGCGGGTGACGCCGGTGTTGCGCCCCGGCCGGACCCCGGGCAAGGTGGAGGTGGACCTGAAGGTGGAGGACCAGCTACCCCTGCATGGCAGTGTGGAACTGAACGACCGCTATTCAGCCAACACCACCAAGAGCCGGCTGAATGCCAACCTGCGCTACGACAACCTGTGGCAGCAGGAGCACAGCCTCACCCTGGGCTTGCAAACAGCTCCCGAGGATACGGATGAAAGCAAGGTCCTTTCCGCCACCTACGTCTGGCCCATGGCGAATGGCAATTACCTGGCGGCTTACGGCGTCTTGTCCGAGAGCGACGTGGCCAGCGTGGGGGATGTGAATGTGGTCGGCAACGGCCTGATTGCCGGCCTGAGGTACATCCTGCCCCTGCGGTCCCGGCCCGGGTATTTCCATACCCTGACCCTGGGCATGGATTTCAAGGACTTTGATGAAACCGTCAAGCTGCAGGGCACGGACAGCGCCAATACCCCCATTTCCTATCTGCCCTTCAGCCTGGGCTACGAGGGCAACCTGCGCTCGGACCAGTCCCAGACCCAGTTCAACGCCACCCTGAACTTCTCCCTGCGGGGCCTGGCGGACGGGGAGGTTGAATGCCTGCCCGGCATCTTCGTGAATGAATTCGCCTGCAAGCGCTTCCTGGGGCGGGCCAACTATGCCTACCTGCGCCTGGACCTGAAGCACACCCGCACCTTCCCAAGCGGCTGGAGCCTGTTTGGACGAGGGACGGCCCAGGTGGCCAGCAGCCCCCTGATCTCCAACGAACAATTCTCCGCCGGGGGTGTGGATTCGGTGCGGGGCTATACGGAATCCGTTGTCTCCGGGGACCAGGGCCTGGCCTGGGGGTTGGAAATGAGAGCCCCTTCCCTGGCCCAGAGACTCTCCCCCCGGCTGGAGGAATTCAACCTGTATGCCTTCGTGGAAGGGGCCAGCCTGAGCATCCACGATCCCTTGCCCGCCCAGACTGACCAGTTCGATCTGCTGGCCGCCGGCCTGGGCTTGCGGTTCAAGGGTTGGGGCGGGTTCTACGGCCACCTGGACTGGGCCCATCCCTATGAAGACGCCGGCCCGGTCCTGGCCGGCGAGGACCGTTTCCATCTGCGTCTGGGTTACGCCTGGTAA
- a CDS encoding transcriptional regulator EpsA: MKAAHQLVDAEDRYRITHILETSLAVCNAKQFFTWVQGPVFMLLPHEILLCGHAEQGHGDLKLRYFSASRYFRQEHFEIVCNPRHGLVTMAIRHWRITQRPCILPSPEGRGTCDIATVDTLSRLELRNIASHALLGPNGGVQFWFGFSRVQRLDERTAYLLEMLMPILSATYARVVASDSVGQATSSRLGNLLTAREIQVLEMVRDGMSNADVALNLSLSVMTAKNHMQNIRGKLNVRTRGQAVAEAIRLGLIRPSREEF; this comes from the coding sequence ATGAAAGCAGCACATCAACTGGTGGATGCCGAGGACCGCTACCGAATCACGCATATCCTGGAAACTTCGCTGGCAGTCTGCAACGCAAAGCAATTTTTTACGTGGGTCCAGGGGCCGGTATTCATGCTGCTGCCCCATGAAATACTGCTCTGCGGCCATGCCGAACAGGGGCATGGGGATTTGAAACTGCGCTATTTCAGCGCCAGCCGGTATTTCCGCCAGGAACACTTCGAGATCGTGTGCAACCCCCGTCATGGCCTGGTCACCATGGCCATACGTCATTGGCGGATTACTCAGCGCCCGTGCATTCTGCCTTCGCCCGAAGGAAGGGGTACCTGCGATATCGCCACGGTGGACACGCTGTCTCGCCTGGAACTCAGGAACATCGCATCCCATGCGCTGCTGGGCCCCAATGGCGGCGTCCAGTTCTGGTTCGGATTCAGCCGAGTTCAGCGTCTGGACGAGCGAACCGCCTACCTGCTGGAAATGCTGATGCCCATCCTTTCGGCGACCTATGCCCGCGTGGTCGCCTCGGACAGCGTCGGCCAAGCCACTTCAAGCCGCCTGGGAAACTTGCTCACCGCGCGGGAGATCCAGGTACTGGAGATGGTGCGGGACGGCATGTCCAATGCCGATGTCGCCCTGAACCTCAGTCTCAGCGTGATGACCGCCAAGAACCACATGCAGAACATCCGCGGCAAGCTCAATGTGCGCACGCGGGGCCAGGCCGTGGCCGAGGCCATACGCCTCGGTTTGATAAGACCCTCCAGGGAGGAGTTCTGA
- the iscR gene encoding Fe-S cluster assembly transcriptional regulator IscR, which yields MRLTTKGRFAVTAMIDLGMRHQRGPVTLAGISERQRISLSYLEQLFGRLRRQGIVDSVRGPGGGYTLALPMDDISVASIIRAVDEPIDATQCGGLGNCHDDRECMTHDLWMSLNARIYDYLESVHLGELVRKQLQKEADEASGKTEARKHDHRVIGSAELKAVVHG from the coding sequence ATGCGTCTGACCACCAAAGGCCGTTTCGCTGTAACCGCCATGATTGACCTGGGCATGCGCCACCAGCGCGGCCCCGTGACCCTGGCTGGCATCAGTGAGCGCCAGCGTATCTCCCTGTCCTATCTGGAGCAACTGTTCGGGCGCCTGCGCCGGCAGGGCATCGTGGACAGCGTGCGGGGCCCCGGTGGCGGGTACACCCTGGCCTTGCCCATGGACGATATCTCCGTGGCCAGCATCATCCGTGCCGTGGACGAGCCTATCGACGCCACCCAGTGCGGTGGCCTGGGCAACTGCCATGACGACCGGGAATGCATGACCCATGACTTGTGGATGAGCCTGAACGCCCGCATCTACGACTATCTGGAATCCGTGCATCTGGGCGAGCTGGTGCGCAAGCAGTTGCAAAAGGAGGCCGACGAAGCGTCCGGCAAGACTGAAGCAAGGAAGCATGACCACCGCGTCATCGGTTCGGCGGAATTGAAGGCCGTGGTCCACGGCTGA
- a CDS encoding PEP-CTERM sorting domain-containing protein — MVPGDVAPHCFSTFDPTGDSSMKLHLIALAGLLAASGAAQAKIDNGLNSPGNGELFLSVWDNNGTAEAADDRSYTRDLGITLNDFASALASPVAVAPQPTFSFAADALMTSFLGQTSDLGNLRWNVAGFDAFSADRAALTVATGFAGSTQTYAQFRGWSGGAATHLAAVNPLGDNTSNAINASGTATSADGNAYSGGVIWGNNIGGKADFANDGGIGDSLGIWMFYETVASGSTTTKVKQLDLANFATLSADGGLLITPVPEPETYALMLAGLGLVGFMARRRKAA; from the coding sequence ATGGTCCCTGGGGATGTCGCCCCGCACTGCTTTTCGACGTTTGACCCTACAGGAGATTCAAGTATGAAACTGCACCTCATCGCCCTGGCCGGCCTGCTGGCTGCCTCTGGCGCCGCCCAGGCCAAGATCGACAACGGTCTGAACAGCCCCGGAAACGGCGAGTTGTTCCTGTCCGTGTGGGACAACAACGGCACCGCCGAAGCCGCCGATGACCGGTCCTACACCCGGGATCTGGGCATCACCCTGAATGATTTCGCCTCCGCCCTGGCATCTCCCGTGGCCGTTGCCCCCCAGCCCACATTCTCCTTTGCCGCCGATGCCCTGATGACCAGCTTCCTGGGGCAAACCAGCGACCTGGGCAACCTGCGCTGGAACGTGGCGGGCTTCGATGCCTTCAGTGCCGACCGTGCGGCCCTCACCGTGGCCACCGGATTCGCCGGTTCCACCCAGACCTATGCTCAATTCCGCGGTTGGTCTGGCGGTGCCGCCACCCATCTGGCTGCTGTCAACCCCCTTGGCGACAACACTTCCAACGCCATCAATGCCTCCGGCACCGCCACTTCCGCCGATGGCAATGCTTACTCCGGTGGCGTGATTTGGGGCAACAACATCGGCGGCAAGGCCGACTTCGCCAATGACGGCGGCATCGGCGACAGCCTGGGCATCTGGATGTTCTACGAAACCGTGGCCTCTGGCTCCACCACCACCAAGGTCAAGCAACTGGATCTGGCCAATTTCGCAACCCTGTCCGCCGATGGCGGATTGCTGATCACCCCGGTACCCGAACCCGAGACCTACGCCCTGATGCTGGCCGGTCTGGGCCTGGTGGGCTTCATGGCCCGTCGTCGCAAGGCTGCCTGA
- a CDS encoding type II secretion system protein, translating to MFFVAILGVAMAAVGTVWQTTVQREKERELLFVGDQYRRAIESFWNVSLPQGQARRLPKNLEELLRDPRFPNTIRHLRRLYKDPMTGSVEWGLVKGPNPGIAGVYSLSEKAPRKTGNFPASYAIFSGARKYSSWVFQYMVGNPVVAQVGSLANDQSGESKVHSPGEVGQGEAWGDSSVPFTSSQHGTDDSAEGTPFPTSETATGTGGELTRAQQLSACHSARLRDNLACGSIMERDRQAWQACMGAANRTFQACSAVR from the coding sequence ATGTTCTTCGTCGCCATACTGGGAGTGGCCATGGCTGCGGTAGGCACGGTCTGGCAGACCACCGTCCAAAGGGAGAAGGAAAGGGAACTGCTGTTCGTGGGCGACCAGTACCGCAGGGCCATAGAAAGTTTCTGGAATGTCTCCTTGCCCCAGGGACAGGCCCGGCGCCTGCCGAAGAATCTGGAAGAACTGCTGCGTGACCCCCGCTTTCCGAACACCATCCGCCATCTTCGTCGGCTTTATAAGGACCCCATGACTGGTTCGGTGGAGTGGGGGCTGGTGAAAGGGCCTAACCCCGGGATTGCCGGGGTATACAGCCTGTCGGAGAAAGCCCCGCGGAAGACGGGCAACTTCCCTGCCTCTTATGCCATTTTCTCGGGCGCCCGGAAATACAGTAGCTGGGTATTTCAATACATGGTCGGCAATCCGGTAGTGGCGCAAGTTGGCTCGCTTGCCAACGATCAGTCCGGCGAAAGCAAAGTCCATTCCCCGGGAGAAGTTGGGCAGGGCGAAGCCTGGGGCGATTCTTCGGTACCCTTCACAAGCAGCCAGCATGGCACCGACGACTCGGCGGAAGGCACGCCATTCCCGACCTCCGAAACAGCCACCGGCACCGGCGGCGAGTTGACCAGAGCCCAGCAGCTTTCCGCGTGCCACAGCGCCCGTTTGCGGGACAACCTGGCCTGCGGCTCCATCATGGAAAGAGACCGTCAGGCCTGGCAGGCATGCATGGGCGCAGCCAACCGGACATTCCAGGCCTGCAGTGCGGTCCGCTGA
- a CDS encoding RNA methyltransferase: MNQPISLANIRIVLLETSHPGNLGAVARAMKVMGLSDLRLVTPKCAIDDEARARASGAVDVLEAARLCASLDEALADTVLAAACTSRRRDLPHPAYTPRQAAPELLDLAGSAPVAIVFGSETFGLSNEQLMKCRWLINIPTNPDYASLNLGAAVQVVAYELRSSLMDAPLALPEFEPATHQAVEALLAEMERTLVDIGFLDPAHPKRLMPRLRRFFAKAGLEKEEVAIWRGILGAAKGGIKP, translated from the coding sequence GTGAACCAGCCCATTTCCTTAGCCAATATACGCATCGTCCTCCTGGAAACCAGCCACCCGGGCAACCTGGGAGCCGTGGCCCGGGCCATGAAGGTCATGGGTTTGAGCGACCTTCGCCTGGTCACGCCCAAGTGCGCGATCGATGACGAGGCCCGGGCCCGGGCCTCCGGTGCGGTGGATGTGCTGGAGGCGGCCCGGCTCTGCGCCAGCCTGGACGAGGCCCTGGCGGACACGGTGCTGGCGGCGGCCTGCACATCCCGACGCCGGGATTTGCCTCATCCCGCCTATACCCCGCGCCAGGCCGCTCCGGAACTGCTTGACCTGGCAGGCTCCGCGCCCGTCGCCATTGTCTTCGGCTCCGAAACCTTCGGCCTCTCGAATGAACAACTCATGAAATGCCGCTGGCTCATCAACATCCCCACCAATCCTGATTACGCCTCCCTGAACCTGGGGGCGGCAGTGCAGGTCGTGGCCTATGAACTGCGTAGCAGCCTGATGGACGCGCCTCTGGCCCTGCCGGAGTTCGAGCCGGCCACCCACCAGGCGGTGGAGGCCCTGCTGGCGGAGATGGAGCGCACCCTGGTGGACATCGGCTTCCTGGATCCGGCCCACCCCAAGCGGCTCATGCCCCGTTTGCGGCGCTTCTTCGCCAAGGCCGGGCTGGAAAAGGAGGAGGTGGCCATCTGGCGGGGCATCCTCGGTGCGGCCAAGGGGGGAATCAAGCCTTGA
- a CDS encoding inositol monophosphatase, whose translation MHPMLNTAVKAARRAGAIINRGSLNVDRLTVRVKRENDFVSEVDQMAEQAIIQTLLEAYPRHAILGEETGASGGEVGESEYQWIIDPLDGTTNFLHGVPQYAVSIALLYRGQLSQAVIYDPVRNDLYTASRGRGAFLNERRIRVTRRDKLQDSLIGTGFPFRDFTHLDAYMGMFKDLVRKTAGLRRPGSAALDLAWVAAGHMDGFFEIGLSPWDIAAGCLLIMEAGGLVSDFAGNENYLENGHVVAGNPKVFVQLLQAIEPHVTAELKG comes from the coding sequence ATGCACCCGATGCTCAACACGGCGGTGAAAGCCGCACGGCGCGCTGGCGCCATCATCAACCGCGGCAGTCTTAACGTGGACCGCCTCACCGTGCGCGTCAAGCGCGAGAACGACTTCGTCAGCGAAGTGGACCAGATGGCGGAACAGGCCATCATCCAGACCCTGCTGGAGGCCTACCCCAGACATGCCATCCTGGGGGAGGAAACGGGTGCATCCGGCGGCGAAGTGGGCGAATCCGAATACCAGTGGATCATCGACCCCCTGGACGGCACCACAAACTTCCTCCACGGCGTGCCCCAGTACGCCGTCTCCATCGCCCTGCTGTACCGGGGCCAGCTCTCCCAGGCCGTGATCTACGACCCGGTTCGCAACGATCTCTACACCGCCAGCCGGGGCCGGGGTGCCTTCCTCAACGAGCGCCGCATCCGCGTCACCCGCCGGGACAAGCTGCAGGACAGCCTCATCGGCACCGGCTTCCCCTTCCGCGACTTCACCCACCTGGACGCCTACATGGGCATGTTCAAGGACCTGGTGCGGAAGACCGCCGGCCTGCGCCGTCCCGGCTCCGCCGCCCTGGACCTGGCCTGGGTGGCCGCCGGCCACATGGACGGCTTCTTCGAAATCGGCCTAAGCCCCTGGGACATCGCCGCCGGCTGCCTGCTGATCATGGAGGCGGGTGGCTTGGTGAGCGACTTCGCCGGAAACGAAAACTACCTGGAAAACGGTCACGTGGTGGCCGGCAACCCCAAGGTGTTCGTGCAGTTGCTGCAGGCCATCGAACCCCACGTCACCGCCGAACTGAAGGGCTGA